The Synergistaceae bacterium genome window below encodes:
- a CDS encoding transposase encodes MKKKKNTYNPEFKSKVVLELLSGQHTLNELAEKYQISPATLSGWHKQFQEHAAEVFQRGETDSSREIEAKEREITVLQQKVGQLTIECDWLKKKYNEIFGTEGATKTSFYRKQKADG; translated from the coding sequence ATGAAGAAGAAGAAAAATACCTACAATCCAGAATTCAAATCGAAGGTCGTACTGGAACTGCTAAGCGGACAGCACACGCTCAATGAACTTGCCGAGAAGTATCAAATATCGCCGGCGACCCTAAGTGGCTGGCATAAACAATTCCAGGAGCATGCAGCTGAAGTTTTCCAGCGCGGTGAAACAGACAGTTCCAGGGAAATAGAGGCTAAAGAACGCGAAATCACAGTTCTGCAGCAGAAGGTTGGCCAGCTCACGATCGAGTGTGACTGGCTCAAAAAAAAATATAACGAAATCTTTGGTACCGAAGGAGCGACTAAAACTAGTTTCTACAGAAAACAAAAAGCTGACGGTTAA